The Papilio machaon chromosome 3, ilPapMach1.1, whole genome shotgun sequence genome window below encodes:
- the LOC106711030 gene encoding uncharacterized protein LOC106711030, protein MVMKGDRKSNFPREYERWEADGATWIIQDLPPEDDEKFIEILVDHLSTDEVLCSITRLAEHPESVKGISDFWRVCLAERTSIACYREDDGVRTLAGGNCCVLAKKDDKPSIEIQGDEWNTVYDGLKFAEDKRDPFEYLGEDKLLVGYGLVVRREFRGARLGARILNAREPLCKQLGVKAASTVFTGISSQKLAARCGYKVIAEATVHEMSQAGLKYPKDDQRSIKLMVKKFE, encoded by the exons ATGGTGATGAAGGGGGATCGAAAGTCAAACTTTCCTCGAGAGTACGAGCGCTGGGAAGCAGATGGCGCCACCTGGATTATTCAGGATCTGCCGCCAGAAGACGATgagaaatttattgaaatactgGTTGACCATCTCAGCACGGATGAAGTTCTCTGTTCTATTACAC gtCTTGCCGAACACCCGGAAAGCGTGAAGGGTATCAGTGATTTCTGGCGAGTGTGTCTCGCTGAGCGGACGAGTATCGCTTGCTACAGAGAGGACGACGGAGTGCGGACCCTGGCGGGGGGGAACTGTTGTGTTTTAGCGAAAAAGGACGATAAACCGTCTATCGAG ATACAAGGAGACGAATGGAATACGGTCTACGACGGTCTAAAGTTTGCAGAGGACAAACGCGATCCTTTTGAATACTTAGGTGAAGACAAGCTACTGGTCGGCTACGGTTTGGTTGTACGTCGGGAGTTCAGGGGCGCTAGGCTAGGCGCCCGGATACTCAACGCCAG AGAACCTCTTTGCAAACAACTGGGAGTGAAAGCTGCATCAACAGTATTTACGGGCATATCATCACAGAAGCTAGCCGCAAGGTGTGGGTACAAAGTGATAGCGGAAGCCACGGTTCACGAAATGTCACAAGCAGGATTAAAGTACCCCAAAGACGACCAAAGATCGATCAAATTGATGGTCAAGAAATTCGAATAA
- the LOC106711017 gene encoding DNA topoisomerase 2-binding protein 1, with product MSEEINVRFVIPKECVSEDDCCEEMKLAFTACEPHIGGGLQARWVHEKNFTEFNNLTKKDVFVLSQFDGEIFQKLKATKCLLVGPRCLSCSLIEGTPIPQGPGPVFTIAMRGLIVTASGLTKTKKENIQQKVHWMGGIYKPELTENTTHLVADNVISDKYIQSVKKGIPIMKESWIEAVWSASLKYNVNGASTDFNEHRLPPFYNLNVTTSGLSRKEKHLITTLVNDNGGIFSGAFQSETTDVVVLTKDSVGSEKYKAALEYGKACVVPAWVKDSAARGVALPMAKYKVLGASTSSPLAEHRLPDMSLNFSRITNSRPPSNFVDETRSVDLTTLSGRGKLSQESKRLSDVDREIISEFEKFDMSCLKKAGPIFDGFCIWVSGLEGLCRERAAACVSRCGGVRYDCAGERVTHAAAGTRAAAAAAARALPAVPVLSALWLLRSAEAGRALPETEFLMESDPSTPVKSSARKPPAEAASPMSKRNLQLLRLRPPTPEPCLTAMSQPPEHPEHPDQQDDIVNHYLSQNVPEAVREKTPERVSNATLQPGIPDITEDLPEDPTEEIEQIFRGVKLEVQGLEEEAVCEVGAEVSAAGGVLCAAGAGGAYVLVPLDFDPDDLVTTTAEPVTVFWVKDCLCQQELLPLQYYHRPVRATWRGTPLAGVVASISTYSGVERAFLDELAKLLGATTQLRFCRRTTANALASTHLICPSAAGDKYAGAVKWQLPAVTAHWLLACARAGTRLSERPYLVGDTKAPPTPEHSPIKDQTEAEVTVTETGAGPAGAGTDKENEMLPPAGCDVPRRNSLHNREDTPKTRLNDGDVMSPASRYIAMARQGLLGCDSQETPKRLQKLRDEAKTGEDVVRTPPLDDALSSPNLAALSPTTRRRLRAVRCGEMPSDPIRTPTDPFEKNPATPDSGFGAALRPGSGRLSPDSRKRLWKVVNDLPSKPHPPAKEHTPLSEIRNRFLAQFNSQTETPPAEHIAAPRKLRLQDQPETPPPKMPKLFNDQTASSISAAENEESVKSESSTTSCATSCATSCAGASGNRTPLPAAVDAQLQRLTAALNSRSSQKPKRSRDSVTVTPPVGVAEAELEPLSQPNTVGWDDGATPPISHTQNTPIIKRFMLSSNVDNREEIASMIQYLGGEVSECSEMDARATHLLCAAPGRSEKMLGCVAAGRWVLHPAYVARSRAAGRFLQEEEFEWGNPIASCLPAVSDAERSLAAAAHRWRSRRAAGGPGPFSGMVALLHVTDARRRLLARLIQAGDGLAPDDQPPYKNEEVNVCFADVKRYPLSGRDAAWLTSRRVPICPPVLLSSYLTDETPPNPHEHCLPEYKPK from the exons ATGAGCGAAGAAATAAACGTAAGATTTGTAATACCAAAAGAATGTGTTTCTGAGGATGACTGCTGCGAAGAAATGAAACTTGCTTTCACA GCATGTGAACCACACATTGGCGGAGGCTTACAAGCGAGATGGGTACATGAAAAGAATTTtactgaatttaataatttaactaagaaagatgtttttgttttatctcaATTTGACGGAGAAATATTTCAGAAGCTTAAGGCAACAAAATGTCT atTAGTGGGACCACGGTGCTTGTCATGCTCATTAATAGAAGGGACACCAATACCACAAGGTCCGGGGCCTGTCTTCACAATTGCTATGAGAGGTCTCATTGTAACCGCTAGTGGACTTACTAAGacaaaaaag GaaaatatacaacaaaaaGTTCACTGGATGGGTGGCATTTATAAGCCAGAATTGACTGAAAATACAACACATCTTGTGGCAGATAATGTTATTTCGGACAAGTATATT caaTCAGTAAAGAAAGGTATACCAATAATGAAGGAAAGCTGGATAGAAGCGGTATGGTCAGCTTCActtaaatacaatgttaatGGAGCCTCAACGGATTTTAATGAGCATCGCTTGCCACCTTTCTACAATCTTAATGTGACAACATCTGGTCTTAGTAGGAAAGAAAAGCATTTGATTACGACACTGGTCAATGATAATGGAGGGATTTTCTCTGGTGCTTTTCAAAGTGAGACCACCGATGTCGTGGTACTCACCAA AGACAGTGTGGGTAGTGAGAAGTACAAAGCTGCGCTGGAGTATGGCAAAGCTTGTGTGGTGCCCGCTTGGGTGAAGGACTCAGCGGCACGGGGGGTAGCCTTGCCCATGGCCAAGTACAAAGTGCTCGGAGCCTCTACCTCATCACCTTTAGCTGAGCACCGTTTGCCTGATATGA GTCTTAATTTCTCCAGGATAACAAATTCTAGACCGCCCAGTAACTTTGTTGATGAAACTAGATCTGTTGATTTGACAACATTATCGGGCAGAGgaaag tTGTCTCAAGAAAGTAAAAGATTGAGTGATGTCGACAGGGAGATTATTTCAGAATTTGAGAAATTCGACATGAGTTGTTTAAAAAAGGCTGGACCTATTTTTGATGGTTTTTGT ATCTGGGTAAGTGGTCTGGAGGGGTTGTGTCGGGAGCGCGCCGCCGCATGCGTGTCGCGTTGCGGCGGCGTGCGGTACGACTGTGCGGGCGAGCGCGTCACGCACGCGGCTGCGGGCACGCGCGCTGCGGCTGCGGCGGCTGCGCGTGCGCTGCCCGCTGTACCGGTGCTCAGTGCGCTCTGGTTACTGCGCAGTGCTGAAGCCGGGAGAGCGCTGCCGGAGACTGAG TTTTTAATGGAATCTGATCCATCAACGCCGGTGAAGTCGAGTGCGCGTAAGCCGCCAGCGGAGGCCGCGTCGCCAATGAGCAAGCGCAACTTGCAGCTGCTGCGTCTGCGCCCGCCCACACCGGAGCCCTGCCTCACCGCGATGTCGCAGCCCCCGGAGCACCCGGAACACCCGGACCAACAAGATGACATCGTCAATCATTACTTGAGCC aaaatgtaCCTGAAGCAGTGAGAGAGAAGACGCCAGAAAGGGTGTCCAATGCAACTTTGCAGCCCGGAATACCTGATATCACCGAAGATCTGCCGGAAGATCCTACTGAAGAGATAGAACAGATATTCAGAG GAGTGAAGCTGGAGGTGCAGGGTCTGGAGGAGGAGGCGGTGTGTGAGGTGGGCGCGGAGGTGTCGGCGGCGGGGGGAGTGCTGTGCGCGGCGGGGGCGGGCGGCGCCTACGTCCTCGTGCCACTCGACTTTGACCCCGACGATCTTGTTACCACTACCGCTGAGCCGGTCACCGTATTTTGGGTG AAAGACTGCCTCTGCCAACAAGAGCTGTTACCACTACAGTACTACCACAGGCCGGTGCGGGCGACGTGGCGAGGTACCCCGCTGGCGGGAGTCGTGGCCAGCATCAGCACCTACAGTGGTGTAGAGCGAGCCTTCCTTGATGAGCTCGCAAAACTGCTCGGAGCAAC TACGCAGTTACGTTTCTGTCGACGTACAACCGCGAATGCGCTCGCATCAACTCACCTGATATGTCCGAGTGCGGCGGGAGACAAGTACGCGGGCGCGGTGAAGTGGCAGCTGCCCGCCGTCACCGCGCACTGGCTGCTGGCCTGCGCACGCGCCGGTACACGTCTCAGTGAACGACCATATCTAGTGGGAGACACTAAag CTCCGCCAACACCAGAGCATTCTCCGATCAAGGATCAAACGGAGGCAGAAGTGACAGTGACTGAGACAGGGGCGGGGCCGGCAGGGGCGGGGACAGACAAGGAGAACGAGATGCTGCCCCCTGCCGGCTGTGATGTGCCGCGCAGAAACTCCCTGCACAACAGAGAGGACACGCCTAAAACTAGACTAAATG atGGTGATGTGATGTCTCCAGCCTCCAGGTACATAGCGATGGCAAGACAAGGTCTCCTTGGCTGCGACTCACAAGAGACGCCAAAACGATTGCAGAAACTGAGAGACGAAGCCAAAACAG GTGAAGATGTAGTTCGCACCCCACCATTGGACGACGCGTTGTCTTCTCCCAACCTGGCAGCGCTGAGCCCCACCACACGGCGGAGACTCCGCGCTGTGAGATGTGGAGAGATGCCCTCAGACCCCATACGCACCCCCACAGACCCCT TTGAGAAGAACCCGGCGACTCCGGACAGTGGGTTCGGTGCGGCGCTTCGCCCCGGCTCAGGTCGTCTCTCGCCTGACTCCAGGAAGAGGCTGTGGAAGGTGGTCAATGACTTGCCTTCCAAACCACATCCACCTGCTAAAGAACATACT ccaCTATCGGAGATTCGTAATCGTTTCCTGGCGCAGTTCAACTCTCAGACGGAGACTCCGCCTGCAGAACATATCGCAGCTCCCAGGAAATTAAGGCTACAG GATCAACCTGAAACACCGCCACCGAAGATGCCTAAGTTGTTTAACGATcag ACAGCGAGCAGTATAAGCGCTGCGGAGAACGAGGAGAGTGTGAAGAGTGAGAGCAGCACCACAAGCTGCGCCACAAGCTGCGCCACAAGCTGCGCAGGCGCATCAGGCAACAGGACGCCGCTGCCGGCCGCAGTGGACGCGCAGCTGCAGCGCTTGACTGCTGCACTAAACAGTCGCAGCTCGCAGAAACCCAAGCGCTCCAGGGACTCAGTCACTGTCACTCCac CTGTAGGTGTGGCGGAGGCTGAGCTGGAGCCGCTGTCTCAGCCCAACACTGTGGGTTGGGATGATGGAGCCACGCCCCCCATCTCTCACACACAGAACACACCCATTATCAAGAGATTTATGCTCTCATCTAATGTTGAT AATCGCGAGGAGATAGCGTCAATGATCCAGTATTTGGGCGGTGAGGTGAGTGAGTGTAGCGAGATGGACGCTCGGGCGACTCACCTGCTGTGTGCAGCTCCAGGTCGCAGTGAGAAGATGCTGGGCTGTGTGGCGGCTGGACGCTGGGTGTTGCATCCCGCATACGTAGCCCGCAGCCGCGCTGCAGGAAGATTTCTGCAG GAGGAGGAGTTCGAGTGGGGTAACCCGATAGCGAGTTGCTTACCCGCGGTATCAGATGCAGAGCGTTCGTTAGCGGCTGCAGCTCACCGCTGGAGGTCACGTCGAGCTGCTGGTGGACCTGGACCCTTCTCCGGTATGGTGGCATTGCTCCATGTCACTGATGCCAGAAGACGACTGCTGGCACGACTCATACAGGCCGGTGATGGACTGGCACCAGATGATCA GCCTCCATACAAAAACGAGGAGGTGAACGTATGTTTTGCTGATGTGAAGCGATACCCGCTGAGTGGAAGAGATGCTGCGTGGCTAACATCACGCCGTGTACCAATCTGCCCCCCAGTGCTGCTCAGTTCATATCTCACTGATGAAACTCCGCCTAACCCACATGAACACTGTCTACCTGAATATAAACCTAAATAG
- the LOC106711025 gene encoding uncharacterized protein LOC106711025, translated as MLYDDFKPIVDLLLNNWTALQLAVEHGMGAPGGIKTAQLMSVYIARYCVENIVDREDLTELLEDLMDEEFDTACHDNSTKEIATLLLLYLELLKEGRHDELRARIEALPKCQIWLSVPMHSSVPPQCHGNPDDDSTSSSEDDNHDDCNDQTQNMNGGEASSSRQNNDTVEPMDEDQDPGWMVVRSRRKK; from the exons atgttatacgATGATTTTAAACCTATTGTGGACTTACTCCTTAATAACTGGACAGCATTGCAATTAGCTGTTGAACATGGAATGGGTGCACCAGGAGGAATAAAG ACTGCTCAGCTGATGTCGGTATACATAGCAAGATATTGTGTAGAAAACATTGTTGACAGGGAGGATCTCACAGAATTATTGGAGGATTTGATGGATGAAGAGTTTGATACTGCATGTCATGACAACTCAACTAAAG AAATAGCAACACTACTCCTATTATACCTTGAACTACTAAAAGAAGGCAGACATGATGAGCTCCGGGCTAGAATAGAAGCATTGCCTAAATGTCAGATCTGGCTAAGTGTACCCATGCATTCTTCTGTGCCACCACAA tgtCATGGAAATCCAGATGATGATAGTACCAGTAGTAGTGAAGATGACAATCATGATGACTGCAATGATCAAACTCAAAACATGAATGGTGGAGAAGCATCATCATCAAGACAGAATAATGACACTGTTGAGCCCATGGACGAAGATCAGGATCCGGGATGGATGGTAGTGAGAAGTAGAAggaaaaaatga